Proteins from a single region of Nomia melanderi isolate GNS246 chromosome 11, iyNomMela1, whole genome shotgun sequence:
- the LOC116430652 gene encoding uncharacterized protein LOC116430652 isoform X3: MMTMFGTLVQRLTSPVTSPTSPRRRFKSPSRWEVQSDPEDDPAAPVRKSRAKHLLDKRKSKSRARALNVQAEQMTMCNAAGWHDAAFPPLRGTKSLGRLDGMKEVQRLAEYERYLGQEARNLVENGNGSVGSGAVLQRGQLEGDLHRIQELFPGDNLRLHERDVLTTKMKSLIRKRSGGNPGRLTRVLSQKSLNVSSNSPAPKSPPRTFLLETPVQFTTGVQSQERHLFLFSDLLLIAKARSGGNFKLKQSVRMSELWLTAGHIEDVAETSKSQETSFVLGWPTTNVVATFMTAAARDLWWGRLTELVREESMKEPPDTNIQVVYHDSDTSTECCKTIMVGSEMTAAACVNLATRLLDLQGPFQLWARTSADEAPYPLIGHERPFAVKLSNLRHTLSAEEGFDLEHCNKSGHDTCHFILRPVPKSPVKKNKSKITGLLRRSLSLNPSLFGVNLSRLDENGLPKPVLVMLQQLFAKGPFTQGIFRKSANVRIVRELRDQIESTGDPSCLEDAPIIAVAALLKDFLRSLPDPLLTSHLFPLWMDSLDTPNPIQTIKNILDRLPKANYTLLSHLICVLHHVARRSKHNLMCASNLGVCCGPSLLWSPNPSVNQSRAIPTLTEMLIRHCEVLFGEGITQLLGEERSDSGAEESTDSLHSGGLSLDSLDLTEPPRKDHMSLSRDSGLTLSDCQLFIPESPVGSEDSAVNASSSSFDKPLGKEDKSTSKSYIRVYGGWEERINGYTASSHHSSTTVEHAGFRDEKSNIGYPNPNFQRQDWLRAQLKRTPRTKLEEHEHRKERFDEKDIYSREFLRQDSMKENVENCKDIYRSSQLDVSRDLRSEYERASQQDICTERVSIHNSEQDLTVDASLPCDRYEEFKKELFSEFKKVKSEVYVNRESPVSQNGSYHSSSDLYEFKKVKSEIYVNKESTRTERYESESSIYGNRDRTEIYGSRERNDLYSFKQAEAIDLYGDEDEEEERTWPDTPPPLPPRLRHLPPVHMNLEDRHKVAGRSRSLPPPPPYRPPPQPRASVTGRHLGYGRSVVDDESYV; the protein is encoded by the exons GTCCAGAGGCTGGCCGAATACGAGAGGTACCTGGGCCAGGAGGCGAGGAATCTCGTGGAGAACGGAAACGGAAGCGTCGGCAGCGGCGCTGTTCTCCAGCGCGGCCAGCTTGAAGGCGATCTCCATCGCATCCAAGAACTGTTCCCCGGCGATAATCTGCGGCTGCACGAACGGGATGTCCTCACCACG aaaatgaagaGCCTGATCCGCAAGAGGAGCGGCGGGAATCCCGGAAGGCTGACGAGAGTGCTCTCGCAGAAGTCGTTAAATGTGTCCAGCAACTCGCCAGCCCCGAAATCTCCGCCGAGGACATTCCTGTTGGAAACTCCGGTTCAGTTCACCACG GGCGTTCAGTCTCAGGAAAGACACCTCTTCCTGTTCTCGGACCTGTTACTGATCGCGAAAGCTAGAAGCGGGGGTAACTTCAAGCTGAAGCAGTCCGTGAGGATGAGTGAGCTGTGGCTGACAGCCGGTCACATCGAGGACGTGGCCGAGACGAGCAAATCTCAGGAGACCAGCTTCGTCCTCGGCTGGCCCACCACAAACGTCGTCGCCACCTTCAT GACCGCAGCAGCCAGGGATCTCTGGTGGGGACGTTTGACCGAGCTGGTACGGGAGGAGAGCATGAAGGAGCCGCCGGACACGAACATTCAAGTCGTGTATCACGACAGTGACACGAGCACGGAATGC TGCAAGACGATAATGGTCGGGTCCGAAATGACGGCGGCAGCTTGCGTAAACCTGGCCACGAGATTGCTGGACCTGCAAGGACCGTTTCAGCTGTGGGCGAGGACGTCCGCGGACGAGGCGCCTTATCCTTTAATCGGCCACGAGAGACCGTTCGCCGTGAAGCTGTCCAATCTGAGACACACTCTGTCCGCGGAGGAGGGCTTCGACTTGGAACACTGCAACAAGAGCGGTCACGACACCTGCCACTTCATCCTGAGGCCGGTGCCCAAGTCGCCGGTCAAGAAGAACAAGTCCAAGATCACCGGACTGCTCAGGAGATCCCTGTCCTTGAATCCCAGCCTGTTCGGCGTGAACCTGTCCAGGCTGGACGAGAACGGTCTGCCGAAACCGGTGCTGGTGATGCTCCAGCAGCTGTTCGCCAAGGGTCCGTTCACGCAGGGGATCTTCCGGAAGTCCGCGAACGTGAGGATCGTTCGGGAATTGCGGGATCAGATCGAGTCGACCGGTGATCCGAGTTGTTTGGAGGATGCACCGATCATAGCGGTCGCGGCCCTGCTAAAAGACTTCTTGAGATCTTTGCCGGATCCTCTGTTGACCTCTCACCTCTTTCCCTTGTGGATGGACAGCCTCGACACACCAAATCCCATTCAAACTATTAAAAA TATTTTAGATAGATTGCCCAAAGCCAATTACACCCTACTGTCGCACCTGATCTGCGTGCTTCATCACGTAGCGCGGAGGTCGAAGCACAACCTGATGTGCGCCAGCAATCTCGGTGTCTGTTGCGGACCCAGCTTGCTCTGGTCGCCGAATCCCTCGGTGAACCAGAGCAGGGCCATTCCTACGCTGACCGAGATGCTGATACGTCACTGCGAGGTTCTGTTCGGCGAGGGAATCACGCAGCTCCTCGGAGAGGAGCGCAGCGACAGCGGAGCCGAGGAGAGCACCGATAGCCTTCACT CAGGTGGGCTTTCCCTGGACAGCCTGGACCTGACGGAACCGCCGCGAAAGGACCACATGTCTTTGTCGCGAGATTCGGGTTTGACCCTGTCGGATTGCCAGTTATTCATTCCAGAGTCACCAGTGGGCTCCGAGGATTCCGCGGTGAACGCGTCCTCGTCGAGCTTCGACAAACCTCTCGGCAAAGAGGACAAGTCCACGAGCAAGTCGTACATCCGCGTGTACGGCGGCTGGGAGGAGAGGATAAACGGTTACACGGCGAGCAGTCATCACTCGAGCACGACTGTGGAGCACGCCGGTTTCCGGGACGAGAAGAGTAACATCGGTTACCCGAACCCGAACTTCCAGAGGCAAGATTGGCTGAGGGCCCAGCTGAAGAGGACGCCGCGAACGAAGCTGGAGGAACACGAACACCGGAAAGAGAGGTTCGACGAGAAGGACATCTACAGCAGGGAGTTTCTCAGGCAGGATTCAATGAAGGAGAACGTGGAGAACTGCAAAGACATATATCGGAGCTCGCAGCTGGACGTGTCACGGGACCTCAGGTCGGAATACGAGCGCGCCTCGCAGCAGGACATCTGCACGGAGCGCGTTTCCATTCACAATTCGGAGCAGGACTTGACCGTGGACGCGTCGCTGCCCTGCGACAGATACGAGGAGTTCAAGAAGGAGCTGTTCAGCGAATTCAAGAAGGTCAAGTCGGAGGTGTACGTGAACAGGGAGTCGCCGGTCTCGCAGAACGGTAGCTACCACTCGAGCAGCGATCTGTACGAGTTCAAGAAGGTGAAGAGCGAGATCTACGTGAACAAGGAGAGCACGAGAACCGAGAGATACGAGTCCGAGAGCAGCATCTACGGGAACAGAGACAGAACAGAGATATACGGCTCGAGGGAACGGAACGATCTGTACTCGTTCAAGCAGGCCGAGGCGATCGATCTGTACGGcgacgaggacgaggaggaggagagaaCGTGGCCGGACACGCCACCGCCGCTACCGCCGAGACTGAGGCATTTGCCACCAGTGCATATGAATTTAGAAGACAGGCACAAAGTGGCGGGCAGGTCAAGGTCTCTTCCGCCTCCGCCTCCTTACAGACCGCCCCCGCAGCCGCGCGCCTCGGTCACCGGTCGACACTTAGGTTACGGGAGGTCGGTCGTGGACGACGAAAGCTACGTTTGA
- the LOC116430652 gene encoding uncharacterized protein LOC116430652 isoform X4 has protein sequence MSSSSRSQTSPWSLPSIARGPAGCSRIGTQIPSSRVQRLAEYERYLGQEARNLVENGNGSVGSGAVLQRGQLEGDLHRIQELFPGDNLRLHERDVLTTKMKSLIRKRSGGNPGRLTRVLSQKSLNVSSNSPAPKSPPRTFLLETPVQFTTGVQSQERHLFLFSDLLLIAKARSGGNFKLKQSVRMSELWLTAGHIEDVAETSKSQETSFVLGWPTTNVVATFMTAAARDLWWGRLTELVREESMKEPPDTNIQVVYHDSDTSTECCKTIMVGSEMTAAACVNLATRLLDLQGPFQLWARTSADEAPYPLIGHERPFAVKLSNLRHTLSAEEGFDLEHCNKSGHDTCHFILRPVPKSPVKKNKSKITGLLRRSLSLNPSLFGVNLSRLDENGLPKPVLVMLQQLFAKGPFTQGIFRKSANVRIVRELRDQIESTGDPSCLEDAPIIAVAALLKDFLRSLPDPLLTSHLFPLWMDSLDTPNPIQTIKNILDRLPKANYTLLSHLICVLHHVARRSKHNLMCASNLGVCCGPSLLWSPNPSVNQSRAIPTLTEMLIRHCEVLFGEGITQLLGEERSDSGAEESTDSLHSGGLSLDSLDLTEPPRKDHMSLSRDSGLTLSDCQLFIPESPVGSEDSAVNASSSSFDKPLGKEDKSTSKSYIRVYGGWEERINGYTASSHHSSTTVEHAGFRDEKSNIGYPNPNFQRQDWLRAQLKRTPRTKLEEHEHRKERFDEKDIYSREFLRQDSMKENVENCKDIYRSSQLDVSRDLRSEYERASQQDICTERVSIHNSEQDLTVDASLPCDRYEEFKKELFSEFKKVKSEVYVNRESPVSQNGSYHSSSDLYEFKKVKSEIYVNKESTRTERYESESSIYGNRDRTEIYGSRERNDLYSFKQAEAIDLYGDEDEEEERTWPDTPPPLPPRLRHLPPVHMNLEDRHKVAGRSRSLPPPPPYRPPPQPRASVTGRHLGYGRSVVDDESYV, from the exons GTCCAGAGGCTGGCCGAATACGAGAGGTACCTGGGCCAGGAGGCGAGGAATCTCGTGGAGAACGGAAACGGAAGCGTCGGCAGCGGCGCTGTTCTCCAGCGCGGCCAGCTTGAAGGCGATCTCCATCGCATCCAAGAACTGTTCCCCGGCGATAATCTGCGGCTGCACGAACGGGATGTCCTCACCACG aaaatgaagaGCCTGATCCGCAAGAGGAGCGGCGGGAATCCCGGAAGGCTGACGAGAGTGCTCTCGCAGAAGTCGTTAAATGTGTCCAGCAACTCGCCAGCCCCGAAATCTCCGCCGAGGACATTCCTGTTGGAAACTCCGGTTCAGTTCACCACG GGCGTTCAGTCTCAGGAAAGACACCTCTTCCTGTTCTCGGACCTGTTACTGATCGCGAAAGCTAGAAGCGGGGGTAACTTCAAGCTGAAGCAGTCCGTGAGGATGAGTGAGCTGTGGCTGACAGCCGGTCACATCGAGGACGTGGCCGAGACGAGCAAATCTCAGGAGACCAGCTTCGTCCTCGGCTGGCCCACCACAAACGTCGTCGCCACCTTCAT GACCGCAGCAGCCAGGGATCTCTGGTGGGGACGTTTGACCGAGCTGGTACGGGAGGAGAGCATGAAGGAGCCGCCGGACACGAACATTCAAGTCGTGTATCACGACAGTGACACGAGCACGGAATGC TGCAAGACGATAATGGTCGGGTCCGAAATGACGGCGGCAGCTTGCGTAAACCTGGCCACGAGATTGCTGGACCTGCAAGGACCGTTTCAGCTGTGGGCGAGGACGTCCGCGGACGAGGCGCCTTATCCTTTAATCGGCCACGAGAGACCGTTCGCCGTGAAGCTGTCCAATCTGAGACACACTCTGTCCGCGGAGGAGGGCTTCGACTTGGAACACTGCAACAAGAGCGGTCACGACACCTGCCACTTCATCCTGAGGCCGGTGCCCAAGTCGCCGGTCAAGAAGAACAAGTCCAAGATCACCGGACTGCTCAGGAGATCCCTGTCCTTGAATCCCAGCCTGTTCGGCGTGAACCTGTCCAGGCTGGACGAGAACGGTCTGCCGAAACCGGTGCTGGTGATGCTCCAGCAGCTGTTCGCCAAGGGTCCGTTCACGCAGGGGATCTTCCGGAAGTCCGCGAACGTGAGGATCGTTCGGGAATTGCGGGATCAGATCGAGTCGACCGGTGATCCGAGTTGTTTGGAGGATGCACCGATCATAGCGGTCGCGGCCCTGCTAAAAGACTTCTTGAGATCTTTGCCGGATCCTCTGTTGACCTCTCACCTCTTTCCCTTGTGGATGGACAGCCTCGACACACCAAATCCCATTCAAACTATTAAAAA TATTTTAGATAGATTGCCCAAAGCCAATTACACCCTACTGTCGCACCTGATCTGCGTGCTTCATCACGTAGCGCGGAGGTCGAAGCACAACCTGATGTGCGCCAGCAATCTCGGTGTCTGTTGCGGACCCAGCTTGCTCTGGTCGCCGAATCCCTCGGTGAACCAGAGCAGGGCCATTCCTACGCTGACCGAGATGCTGATACGTCACTGCGAGGTTCTGTTCGGCGAGGGAATCACGCAGCTCCTCGGAGAGGAGCGCAGCGACAGCGGAGCCGAGGAGAGCACCGATAGCCTTCACT CAGGTGGGCTTTCCCTGGACAGCCTGGACCTGACGGAACCGCCGCGAAAGGACCACATGTCTTTGTCGCGAGATTCGGGTTTGACCCTGTCGGATTGCCAGTTATTCATTCCAGAGTCACCAGTGGGCTCCGAGGATTCCGCGGTGAACGCGTCCTCGTCGAGCTTCGACAAACCTCTCGGCAAAGAGGACAAGTCCACGAGCAAGTCGTACATCCGCGTGTACGGCGGCTGGGAGGAGAGGATAAACGGTTACACGGCGAGCAGTCATCACTCGAGCACGACTGTGGAGCACGCCGGTTTCCGGGACGAGAAGAGTAACATCGGTTACCCGAACCCGAACTTCCAGAGGCAAGATTGGCTGAGGGCCCAGCTGAAGAGGACGCCGCGAACGAAGCTGGAGGAACACGAACACCGGAAAGAGAGGTTCGACGAGAAGGACATCTACAGCAGGGAGTTTCTCAGGCAGGATTCAATGAAGGAGAACGTGGAGAACTGCAAAGACATATATCGGAGCTCGCAGCTGGACGTGTCACGGGACCTCAGGTCGGAATACGAGCGCGCCTCGCAGCAGGACATCTGCACGGAGCGCGTTTCCATTCACAATTCGGAGCAGGACTTGACCGTGGACGCGTCGCTGCCCTGCGACAGATACGAGGAGTTCAAGAAGGAGCTGTTCAGCGAATTCAAGAAGGTCAAGTCGGAGGTGTACGTGAACAGGGAGTCGCCGGTCTCGCAGAACGGTAGCTACCACTCGAGCAGCGATCTGTACGAGTTCAAGAAGGTGAAGAGCGAGATCTACGTGAACAAGGAGAGCACGAGAACCGAGAGATACGAGTCCGAGAGCAGCATCTACGGGAACAGAGACAGAACAGAGATATACGGCTCGAGGGAACGGAACGATCTGTACTCGTTCAAGCAGGCCGAGGCGATCGATCTGTACGGcgacgaggacgaggaggaggagagaaCGTGGCCGGACACGCCACCGCCGCTACCGCCGAGACTGAGGCATTTGCCACCAGTGCATATGAATTTAGAAGACAGGCACAAAGTGGCGGGCAGGTCAAGGTCTCTTCCGCCTCCGCCTCCTTACAGACCGCCCCCGCAGCCGCGCGCCTCGGTCACCGGTCGACACTTAGGTTACGGGAGGTCGGTCGTGGACGACGAAAGCTACGTTTGA